TCTCCGGCCGTGCCGTGCGCAGCAGCCTTTGGGATGAGTCGGCAGAAGCGGCGATGGGGCATATCGAACTGGCACGCTGGGCCAGCCAGATCGTGATTGCCCCGGCTACCGCCGATCTGATGGCTCGGTTGCGCGCCGGCATTGCCGACGATCTGTTGACCACGCTGTGTCTGGCCAGCGCCGCGCCGGTAGCGCTGGCGCCGGCGATGAATGCGCAGATGTGGGCGCATCCCTCGGTACAGGACAATCTGCAGGTGTTGGTGCAGCGCGGCTTGCAGATCATCGGCCCTGGCTTCGGGGATCAGGCCTGCGGCGATGTCGGGGCCGGACGCATGGCCGAGCCGGCAGAGATCATCGATGCGCTGATCGGCGCAGTGCCGCAAAGTCTGTCGGGGCGCAGGGTGGTGGTCAGCGCAGGGCCGACCTTCGAGGATCTGGACCCGGTGCGCTTTCTCGGCAATCGCAGCTCCGGCAAGATGGGTTTCGCCATCGCCGCGGCTGCTCGTGCCGCGGGCGCCCGAGTCCAGCTGATTGCCGGTCCGGTGCATCTGCCGACGCCGGCGGGTTGTGAGCGCATCGACGTGCGCAGTGCCTTGCAGATGTACGAGGCGGTCATGAACGCGGCGGCCGGCGCCGATGTATACATCGGTGCGGCGGCGGTGGCTGACTATCGTCCGGCCGAGGCAGCCGAGCACAAGATCAAGAAGGGTGCCGAGAGCATGGCCCTGGCGCTGGTGCGCAATCCGGACATCATTGCCGAACTGGCGCGTGCAGCGCGGCCCCGCCTGCTGGTGGGGTTTGCCGCGGAAACCCGGGATGTACTGGAGTACGCCCGTGGCAAGCTAGAGGCCAAGGGTCTGGACCTGATCGTCGCCAATCGGGTGGGACCGGATGCCGCCTTCGATCGAGATGACAACGCTCTGACCGTGATCTCTGCCGACGGCGTCAGTGAACTGGGCAGTGGCAGCAAGCGCGAGCTGGCGGCGCGCCTGATCCGCTTGATCGGTCAGCGGCTGGAGGCCGGCACGGCATGATCAGCAGCCCCCTGGATCTGGCCGTCAGGATTCTGGATGCGCGCCTGGGCACGCTTTGGCCGCTGCCGGCCTATGCCACTGACGGATCGGCAGGGCTTGATCTGCGGGCCTGTCTGCAGGCGCCGTTGACGCTGGCGCCGGGTGCCAGTGAGCTGATCTCCAGCGGCATGGCCATCCATATCGC
The Rhodanobacteraceae bacterium genome window above contains:
- the coaBC gene encoding bifunctional phosphopantothenoylcysteine decarboxylase/phosphopantothenate--cysteine ligase CoaBC — protein: MRLVLGVGAGIAAYKCAELVRRVREQGAEVQVVMTDSARHFVGAATFQALSGRAVRSSLWDESAEAAMGHIELARWASQIVIAPATADLMARLRAGIADDLLTTLCLASAAPVALAPAMNAQMWAHPSVQDNLQVLVQRGLQIIGPGFGDQACGDVGAGRMAEPAEIIDALIGAVPQSLSGRRVVVSAGPTFEDLDPVRFLGNRSSGKMGFAIAAAARAAGARVQLIAGPVHLPTPAGCERIDVRSALQMYEAVMNAAAGADVYIGAAAVADYRPAEAAEHKIKKGAESMALALVRNPDIIAELARAARPRLLVGFAAETRDVLEYARGKLEAKGLDLIVANRVGPDAAFDRDDNALTVISADGVSELGSGSKRELAARLIRLIGQRLEAGTA